The Streptomyces camelliae genome window below encodes:
- a CDS encoding formimidoylglutamate deiminase — translation MQVTKATYWLEHAWLGTTVEPGVALDVNDGRISAVRTGVPTPPPGAEILCGLTLPGLANAHSHAFHRALRGTVQVGSGTFWTWREVMYSVADHLTPETYHALARAVYAEMALAGITAVGEFHYVHHAPGGTPYADPNAMGEALIDAAAEAGIRITLLDTCYLSSGFGEPPNTHQLRFSDGSAEAWAARCAVLKERDHARIGAAIHSVRAVPADQLATVARWAEERRAPLHVHLSEQTAENDACQAAHGCTPTRLLADHGVLGPRTTGVHNTHLTDEDIALLGGSGTGTCMCPTTERDLADGIGPAVALQRAGSPLSLGSDSHAVIDLLEEARAMELNERLRTRTRGHWTANALLRAATADGHAALGWDEAGTLEAGALADFTTIALDSVRTAGPLPRLGAETAVFAASAADVRHTVVGGRHVVRDGAHTLVPDVPHALARAVEALRA, via the coding sequence CTGCAGGTGACCAAGGCGACCTACTGGTTGGAACACGCCTGGCTCGGCACCACCGTCGAGCCGGGCGTGGCCCTCGACGTGAACGACGGCCGGATCAGCGCCGTCCGCACCGGCGTCCCGACTCCGCCGCCCGGCGCCGAGATCCTGTGCGGCCTCACACTGCCCGGCCTGGCGAACGCCCACAGCCACGCCTTCCACCGGGCGCTGCGCGGCACGGTCCAGGTCGGCTCCGGCACCTTCTGGACCTGGCGCGAGGTGATGTACTCCGTCGCCGACCACCTGACCCCGGAGACGTACCACGCCCTCGCCCGCGCGGTGTACGCCGAGATGGCCCTCGCCGGCATCACGGCCGTCGGCGAGTTCCACTACGTGCACCACGCACCCGGCGGCACCCCCTACGCCGACCCCAACGCCATGGGCGAGGCGCTGATCGACGCGGCCGCCGAAGCCGGTATCCGCATCACCCTCCTCGACACCTGTTACCTGTCCTCCGGCTTCGGCGAGCCGCCCAACACCCACCAGCTGCGCTTCTCCGACGGCAGTGCGGAGGCCTGGGCCGCACGCTGTGCAGTTCTCAAGGAGCGGGATCACGCACGGATCGGGGCGGCGATCCACTCCGTACGGGCCGTGCCCGCCGACCAGTTGGCGACCGTGGCCCGGTGGGCCGAGGAGCGGCGGGCCCCGCTGCATGTCCACCTGTCGGAGCAGACCGCCGAGAACGACGCCTGCCAGGCCGCCCACGGCTGCACGCCCACCCGGCTGCTCGCCGACCACGGCGTCCTCGGGCCGCGCACCACCGGGGTGCACAACACCCACCTCACGGACGAGGACATCGCCCTGCTCGGCGGCTCGGGCACCGGCACCTGCATGTGCCCGACGACCGAGCGGGACCTGGCCGACGGCATCGGACCGGCCGTCGCCCTCCAGCGGGCCGGCTCCCCGCTCTCCCTCGGCTCCGACAGCCACGCCGTCATCGACCTGCTCGAAGAGGCGCGCGCGATGGAGCTGAACGAGCGGCTGCGCACCCGCACCCGGGGCCACTGGACGGCGAACGCCCTGCTCAGGGCGGCCACCGCCGACGGCCACGCGGCCCTCGGCTGGGACGAGGCCGGCACCCTGGAGGCGGGCGCGCTCGCCGACTTCACGACGATCGCCCTCGACTCGGTCAGGACAGCGGGCCCGCTGCCCCGGCTGGGCGCCGAGACGGCCGTATTCGCGGCGAGCGCGGCGGACGTACGGCACACGGTCGTGGGCGGCCGGCACGTCGTACGCGACGGGGCGCACACCCTCGTACCGGACGTGCCGCACGCTCTCGCGCGGGCGGTCGAAGCCCTCCGCGCCTGA
- the hutI gene encoding imidazolonepropionase, which produces MSSSTVITNIATLVTNDPSLGDNSPLGLIQDAAVVIDGDRIAWTGESSKAPATDNRVDAGGRAVLPGFVDSHSHLVFAGDRTQEFNARMSGRSYTAGGIRTTVAATRAATDAELERNLTHYLAEALRQGTTTFETKSGYGLTVEDESRALRIAARHTDEVTYLGAHIVSPDYADDPAAYVALVTGEMLDACAPHARWIDVFCEKGAFDGDQARAILTAGQAKGLHPRIHANQLSYGPGVQLAVELDAASADHCTHLTDADVDALANSGTVATLLPGAEFSTRAEWPDARRLLDAGVTVALSTDCNPGSSFTSSVPFCIALAVRDMHMTPDEAVWSATAGGAAALRRTDIGHLTPGAYADLTLLDAPSHVHLAYRPGVPLVSGVWRRGVRVV; this is translated from the coding sequence ATGAGCAGCAGCACCGTCATCACCAACATCGCCACGCTGGTCACCAACGACCCCTCCCTCGGTGACAACTCCCCTCTCGGTCTGATCCAGGACGCGGCCGTCGTCATCGACGGCGACCGCATCGCGTGGACCGGTGAATCCAGCAAAGCACCCGCCACTGACAACCGGGTCGACGCGGGCGGCCGGGCGGTGCTGCCGGGCTTCGTGGACTCGCACTCGCACCTGGTCTTCGCCGGTGACCGCACGCAGGAGTTCAACGCCCGGATGTCCGGCCGCTCCTACACGGCGGGCGGCATCCGCACCACGGTCGCGGCCACCCGGGCCGCGACCGACGCGGAGCTGGAGCGGAACCTCACCCACTACCTGGCGGAGGCCCTGCGCCAGGGCACCACCACCTTCGAGACGAAGTCGGGCTACGGCCTCACGGTCGAGGACGAGTCCCGCGCCCTGCGCATCGCCGCACGGCACACCGACGAAGTGACGTACCTCGGCGCGCACATCGTCTCCCCCGACTACGCCGACGACCCGGCGGCCTATGTCGCCCTGGTGACCGGCGAGATGCTGGACGCCTGCGCGCCGCACGCCCGCTGGATCGACGTGTTCTGCGAGAAGGGCGCCTTCGACGGCGACCAGGCCCGCGCGATCCTCACCGCCGGCCAGGCGAAGGGCCTGCACCCCCGCATCCACGCCAACCAGCTCTCCTACGGCCCCGGCGTCCAGCTCGCCGTCGAACTCGACGCGGCCAGCGCCGACCACTGCACCCACCTCACGGACGCGGACGTCGACGCCCTGGCGAACAGCGGCACGGTCGCCACCCTCCTGCCGGGCGCGGAGTTCTCCACCCGAGCGGAGTGGCCGGACGCCCGCCGGCTGCTGGACGCGGGCGTGACGGTGGCCCTCTCCACGGACTGCAACCCGGGCTCCTCCTTCACCTCCTCCGTCCCCTTCTGCATCGCCCTGGCCGTCCGCGACATGCACATGACCCCCGACGAGGCGGTCTGGTCCGCCACGGCCGGCGGCGCCGCAGCCCTCCGCCGCACCGACATCGGCCACCTGACCCCGGGCGCCTACGCCGACCTGACCCTCCTGGACGCCCCGAGCCACGTCCACCTGGCCTACCGGCCGGGGGTGCCGCTGGTGAGCGGGGTGTGGCGGAGGGGGGTGCGGGTGGTGTGA
- a CDS encoding RICIN domain-containing protein, which yields MDGADAADGVHESTPDTRLTELLRAPAPTAYPALQELRRRHHPAVLAYARLCAAGESAARRLAAETFTTVARETTRGVDPAVPLRHRLLLLTAALATSWAHDERSAGVDPGLLLVLNASGRPEGPTPPLLPAFRSLPSRTQGLIWYGVLEQEPQERTAAFLGLSRTDVAYGTPQALTALSQACLRHRLAASDDPRCADFRRLIEEAVRPDSPRRSTDLDTHMAHCPHCTTAFEDLRALWDSPRQTLAEGLLPWNGPAYLRTAEPTPNPPAAQAAWRPTRRVLLTSAALAVFLSPLLVLLLVPGSRKRGEEPVAAAPTPPPVTVTATISVTPPPSPSPSPSPDSPSPTRTSPHPHTPHPVTPTPTPTPTPSPSPSPSPPGPSFAQVVNLATGRCLDIRDGNLEQGNDVITAPCSDSPTQRWRLDTYLGVLRSAADDSFCLDSRGATDRGVGIWGCDSVYGSNGENLRFTVAPDGTIRPDIAVDTAVTPDGRYGVSLEPLDGGREQRWRAGAS from the coding sequence CTCCGCGCCCCCGCCCCCACGGCGTACCCGGCCCTCCAGGAGCTGCGCCGGCGCCACCATCCGGCGGTCCTGGCCTATGCCCGGCTGTGTGCCGCGGGCGAGTCCGCCGCCCGCCGGCTGGCCGCCGAGACCTTCACCACGGTGGCCCGTGAGACGACCCGCGGTGTCGACCCCGCGGTCCCGCTGCGCCACCGCCTCCTCCTGCTGACTGCCGCCCTGGCCACGTCCTGGGCCCACGACGAGCGCTCCGCGGGCGTCGACCCCGGCCTGTTGCTCGTCCTGAACGCGTCGGGCCGGCCCGAGGGTCCCACCCCGCCCCTCCTCCCGGCGTTCCGCTCGCTGCCCTCCCGTACTCAGGGCCTGATCTGGTACGGCGTACTGGAGCAGGAACCGCAGGAACGCACCGCCGCCTTCCTCGGTCTGAGCCGCACCGACGTGGCGTACGGCACCCCGCAGGCGCTCACGGCCCTGTCCCAGGCGTGCCTGCGCCATCGCCTCGCCGCCTCCGACGACCCGCGCTGCGCCGACTTCCGCCGGCTGATCGAGGAGGCGGTACGACCGGACAGCCCGCGCCGCAGCACCGACCTCGACACCCATATGGCGCACTGCCCGCACTGCACGACCGCGTTCGAGGACCTGCGGGCCCTGTGGGACTCGCCCCGGCAGACCCTGGCGGAGGGCCTGCTGCCGTGGAACGGCCCGGCGTACCTGCGTACGGCTGAGCCCACTCCCAACCCGCCTGCCGCACAAGCGGCGTGGCGACCGACCCGCCGCGTCCTGCTGACCTCGGCCGCTCTGGCCGTGTTCCTGAGCCCGCTGCTGGTCCTGCTCCTCGTACCGGGCAGCCGTAAGAGGGGCGAAGAACCAGTGGCGGCGGCCCCGACGCCACCCCCGGTGACGGTGACGGCAACGATCTCGGTGACCCCGCCCCCGTCCCCTTCCCCGTCGCCCTCCCCCGACTCCCCATCCCCCACCCGGACTTCACCGCACCCGCACACACCGCACCCCGTGACGCCCACCCCCACGCCCACTCCCACCCCCTCGCCCTCGCCCTCGCCCTCGCCCCCGGGACCCTCCTTCGCCCAGGTGGTGAACCTCGCCACGGGCCGCTGCCTGGACATCCGCGACGGCAATCTGGAGCAGGGCAACGACGTCATCACGGCCCCCTGCTCCGACTCCCCGACCCAGCGCTGGCGCCTGGACACCTACCTCGGCGTCCTCCGCTCGGCAGCCGACGACTCGTTCTGCCTGGACAGCCGGGGTGCGACCGACCGGGGCGTGGGCATCTGGGGCTGCGACTCGGTCTACGGCAGCAACGGCGAGAACCTCCGCTTCACGGTCGCCCCCGACGGCACGATCCGCCCGGACATCGCCGTCGACACGGCGGTGACCCCGGACGGGCGGTACGGGGTGTCCCTGGAACCGCTGGACGGGGGGCGGGAGCAGCGGTGGCGGGCGGGGGCAAGCTGA